A single region of the Cucumis melo cultivar AY chromosome 3, USDA_Cmelo_AY_1.0, whole genome shotgun sequence genome encodes:
- the LOC103496466 gene encoding ras-related protein RABC2a-like, with protein MMGSSSKGRCISYDYSFKILLIGDSGVGKSSILLSYISNFVHDLSPTIGVDFKIKMVTVGGKRLKLTIWDTAGQERFGTLTSSYYRGAHGIILVYDVTRRETFTNLINIWAKEVELYLTNRECIKILVGNKVDRGSERAVTTEEGMEIAKEHKSLFLECSARTRENVDRCFKELSSKILEVPSLLENGSIVVKQKILDKTRAHKEVEVNDRGCCH; from the exons atgatgggtTCTTCTTCAAAAGGAAGATGCATTAGTTACGATTACTCTTTCAAGATTTTGTTGATTGGGGATTCTGGTGTTGGAAAAAGCAGTATTCTCCTTAGCTACATCTCCAATTTTGTTCATGATCTTTCTCCTAccatcg GTGTGGATTTCAAGATCAAGATGGTAACAGTTGGTGGAAAAAGATTGAAGCTAACAATTTGGGACACAG CTGGACAAGAGAGATTTGGAACATTGACAAGCTCTTACTACAGAGGCGCACATGGAATCATCCTAG TGTACGATGTTACCAGACGGGAGACGTTCACAAACTTGATAAACATATGGGCAAAGGAAGTAGAGCTGTACTTGACCAATCGTGAGTGCATAAAGATTCTAGTTGGAAATAAAGTCGATCGG GGTAGTGAAAGAGCAGTAACAACAGAAGAAGGCATGGAAATTGCCAAGGAGCATAAAAGTTTGTTTCTTGAATGCAGTGCTCGAACTCGAGAAAATGTCGACAGATGCTTTAAAGAACTCTCTTCAAAG ATACTGGAAGTTCCAAGTCTACTGGAAAATGGATCTATTGTTGTGAAACAGAAAATTTTGGACAAAACACGAGCACACAAAGAAGTCGAAGTGAACGACAGGGGTTGTTGCCACTGA
- the LOC103496465 gene encoding zinc finger protein ZAT5-like yields the protein MGPNYLSELLPNNCEVIGEYHTFLNLSSPSNSSNIGRDDGGNDNEDEDMANCLILLAQGEPAASQPSSFSLGKFIGDPEGQNGASKAADCCAYKCKTCRRTFPSFQALGGHRSSHTHKNTAITATALDHKPISSTSPANKQHEQRFNYNNNVSNQLDQVRMSRSDYYNNFKSSNNYRIKVHECSVCGADFISGQALGGHMRRHRRGCGGTSRDSSEIDRRCSKKQRSNLLCLDLNLNLPAPENDKRENLGVAMGATNLVDCHY from the exons ATGGGTCCCAATTATTTGAGTGAATTATTGCCAAATAATTGTGAGGTTATTGGTGAATATCACACCTTCTTAAATCTCTCTTCTCCATCTAATTCTTCCAATATTGGTCGAGACGATGGTGGCAACGACAACGAAGACGAAGATATGGCGAATTGTCTAATCCTTCTTGCTCAAGGTGAACCTGCAGCTTCTCAACCATCTTCTTTTTCCTTGGGAAAATTCATCGGAGACCCGGAAGGGCAAAATG GTGCGAGCAAGGCAGCCGATTGTTGTGCCTACAAATGCAAAACCTGCCGCCGAACATTCCCATCGTTTCAAGCCCTCGGTGGCCACCGGTCGAGCCACACCCACAAGAACACCGCCATTACCGCCACCGCCCTCGACCATAAACCCATCTCCAGTACATCGCCGGCCAATAAACAGCACGAACAACGATTCAATTACAACAACAACGTTTCAAACCAATTGGATCAGGTTCGTATGAGCCGAAGCGATTATTACAACAATTTCAAATCCTCCAATAATTATAGAATTAAGGTCCATGAGTGCTCTGTTTGTGGCGCCGATTTCATTTCCGGCCAAGCCCTCGGCGGTCACATGAGACGCCACCGCCGTGGCTGCGGTGGAACTTCGAGAGATTCTAGTGAGATTGACCGTCGTTGTTCTAAAAAGCAGAGAAGTAATTTGTTGTGTTTGGATTTGAATCTCAATCTTCCGGCACCTGAAAATGATAAAAGAGAGAACTTGGGTGTTGCAATGGGTGCCACGAATTTGGTGGACTGCCATTACTGA
- the LOC103496464 gene encoding uncharacterized protein LOC103496464 → MEAECTSLSWEFSAHQEDGMEELRHALLYTTLELETTIMSAKEEILRRECEIMNLRDLLNRAIKEKDEVEAKCGKLMFENLFLLDQHKIQEHELTPQSDSDSSKIFACSDSDDNNTIQSSQTDLIVGEPLLLNEHPPTVWKNACENEKPLLSQELPPTDWKNACDKPLPQKGKLLQAVIEAGPLLQNLLLAGPLPHWQHPPPLVDSGDIPPVIISPRPSQPLPQSSPIDIRKRSHSFLSDISQRPLKHQKVV, encoded by the exons ATGGAGGCTGAATGCACATCTCTCAGCTGGGAATTCTCCGCTCATCAAGAAGAT gGAATGGAAGAGCTTAGGCATGCTCTTTTGTACACAACTTTGGAGCTTGAAACAACAATCATGTCAGCAAAGGAGGAGATTTTGAGGAGAGAATGTGAAATTATGAACTTGAGAGATCTTTTGAACAGAGCCATTAAAGAGAAAGATGAAGTTGAAGCAAAATGTGGGAAGTTaatgtttgaaaatttgtttCTGCTTGATCAACACAAAATTCAAGAACATGAACTCACTCCACAAAGTGATAGTGACTCTAGTAAGATCTTTGCTTGTTCTGATTCTGATGACAATAACACAATTCAATCTTCTCAGACTGACCTAATTGTGGGAGAGCCATTGTTGTTAAATGAACACCCACCAACTGTTTGGAAAAATGCCTGTGAGAATGAGAAGCCATTGTTGTCTCAAGAACTCCCTCCAACTGATTGGAAAAATGCCTGCGATAAGCCATTGCCACAGAAAGGCAAGCTTTTGCAGGCTGTAATTGAAGCTGGCCCTCTTCTCCAGAATCTTCTCCTTGCCGGGCCGCTGCCTCACTGGCAGCACCCTCCACCGCTCGTCGACTCGGGCGACATCCCGCCGGTGATCATTTCACCTCGCCCTTCACAACCCCTACCTCAAAGCTCACCCATTGACATTAGGAAGAGAAGCCATTCATTTCTGTCTGATATTTCTCAACGTCCTCTCAAGCATCAAAAAGTGGTTTAG
- the LOC103496463 gene encoding SHUGOSHIN 2 isoform X2, with protein sequence MKSSKGQRKRLSDISNLKEQPTLQKRDTKTQPGLLMTYEYVDKLQKENMTLMKVIAERNRIIEISGNELEKLRTNFQKLQQQNMQLAQANCQMLAELNSSKDRLKALQHELGCKNGILMSRKLVLESKGKSATLQPGEVGTTECNEAEESISANQDNRPCKSNRKRQSRRESFGTSSLQTEVPKIEGKRPCLRQQSAKFKTEEPVAANDILETENSNSNDASQCKETSVLQTEVQKVEGKRPCSRRQSARFKAEEPVNTNDLQQIETSDSTNASQCQETSVLQAEIQKVEGKRPCLRRQSTRFKLEEPVATKDSLEIENSNSTSAFPCKETMCEVVPTSSVGKEDYDNSIDRSEVQECRRTSVGRPSRRAAEKVISYKEIPVNIKMRRQV encoded by the exons ATGAAGAGCTCCAAAGGGCAGAGGAAAAGGCTTTCCGATATAAGCAACTTGAAGGAGCAACCTACACTGCAGAAGCGAGATACGAAGACGCAGCCGGGTTTGCTTATGACCTATGAATATGTTGATAAGTTACAGAAG GAAAATATGACACTCATGAAAGTTATCGCGGAAAGAAA TCGCATAATTGAGATAAGTGGAAATGAGTTAGAGAAATTGAGAACCAATTTTCAGAAATTGCAGCAGCAGAACATGCAACTTGCCCAAGCAAACTGTCAAATGCTAGCG GAACTGAATTCAAGTAAAGATCGG TTAAAAGCGCTTCAGCATGAGCTTGGATGTAAAAATGGCATTCTTATGTCCAGAAAGCTGGTTTTGGAG AGTAAAGGAAAATCAGCAACACTTCAACCTGGAGAG GTAGGGACCACGGAATGTAATGAGGCAGAGGAATCTATAAGTGCAAATCAGGATAACAGGCCTTGCAAATCTAACAGGAAACGGCAATCCAGACGAGAAT CTTTTGGCACGTCAAGTCTTCAGACAGAAGTTCCAAAGATCGAAGGCAAAAG GCCTTGTTTGAGACAGCAGTCTGCAAAGTTCAAAACAGAGGAACCCGTGGCTGCCAATGATATTTTGGAGACAGAAAATTCCAATTCTAATGACGCTTCTCAATGTAAAGAGACTTCAGTTCTACAAACAGAGGTGCAAAAGGTTGAAGGCAAGAG GCCTTGTTCGAGAAGGCAGTCTGCAAGATTCAAGGCTGAGGAACCAGTTAATACAAATGACTTGCAACAAATAGAAACTTCCGATTCTACCAATGCTTCTCAATGCCAGGAGACTTCAGTTCTTCAAGCAGAGATTCAGAAGGTTGAAGGCAAAAG GCCTTGTTTGAGAAGGCAGTCCACAAGATTCAAACTCGAGGAACCAGTGGCCACCAAAGACTCACTTGAGattgaaaattcaaattcaaccaGTGCTTTTCCATGCAAAGAGACCATGTGTGAAGTTGTTCCAACTTCATCAGTAGGAAAAGAAGATTATGACAATTCTATTGATAGATCAGAAGTTCAAGAATGTCGTAGGACATCTGTTGGTAGACCGTCAAGGCGAGCCGCTGAGAAAGTTATCTCCTATAAGGAAATTCCAGTTAACATCAAGATGCGCAGACAGGTATAA
- the LOC103496463 gene encoding SHUGOSHIN 2 isoform X1 — protein sequence MENIISLDPKNCGVVGQNVKIAGEKTMKSSKGQRKRLSDISNLKEQPTLQKRDTKTQPGLLMTYEYVDKLQKENMTLMKVIAERNRIIEISGNELEKLRTNFQKLQQQNMQLAQANCQMLAELNSSKDRLKALQHELGCKNGILMSRKLVLESKGKSATLQPGEVGTTECNEAEESISANQDNRPCKSNRKRQSRRESFGTSSLQTEVPKIEGKRPCLRQQSAKFKTEEPVAANDILETENSNSNDASQCKETSVLQTEVQKVEGKRPCSRRQSARFKAEEPVNTNDLQQIETSDSTNASQCQETSVLQAEIQKVEGKRPCLRRQSTRFKLEEPVATKDSLEIENSNSTSAFPCKETMCEVVPTSSVGKEDYDNSIDRSEVQECRRTSVGRPSRRAAEKVISYKEIPVNIKMRRQV from the exons ATGGAGAATATCATTTCGCTCGATCCGAAGAACTGCGGCGTTGTAg GTCAAAACGTGAAAATAGCTGGGGAGAAAACGATGAAGAGCTCCAAAGGGCAGAGGAAAAGGCTTTCCGATATAAGCAACTTGAAGGAGCAACCTACACTGCAGAAGCGAGATACGAAGACGCAGCCGGGTTTGCTTATGACCTATGAATATGTTGATAAGTTACAGAAG GAAAATATGACACTCATGAAAGTTATCGCGGAAAGAAA TCGCATAATTGAGATAAGTGGAAATGAGTTAGAGAAATTGAGAACCAATTTTCAGAAATTGCAGCAGCAGAACATGCAACTTGCCCAAGCAAACTGTCAAATGCTAGCG GAACTGAATTCAAGTAAAGATCGG TTAAAAGCGCTTCAGCATGAGCTTGGATGTAAAAATGGCATTCTTATGTCCAGAAAGCTGGTTTTGGAG AGTAAAGGAAAATCAGCAACACTTCAACCTGGAGAG GTAGGGACCACGGAATGTAATGAGGCAGAGGAATCTATAAGTGCAAATCAGGATAACAGGCCTTGCAAATCTAACAGGAAACGGCAATCCAGACGAGAAT CTTTTGGCACGTCAAGTCTTCAGACAGAAGTTCCAAAGATCGAAGGCAAAAG GCCTTGTTTGAGACAGCAGTCTGCAAAGTTCAAAACAGAGGAACCCGTGGCTGCCAATGATATTTTGGAGACAGAAAATTCCAATTCTAATGACGCTTCTCAATGTAAAGAGACTTCAGTTCTACAAACAGAGGTGCAAAAGGTTGAAGGCAAGAG GCCTTGTTCGAGAAGGCAGTCTGCAAGATTCAAGGCTGAGGAACCAGTTAATACAAATGACTTGCAACAAATAGAAACTTCCGATTCTACCAATGCTTCTCAATGCCAGGAGACTTCAGTTCTTCAAGCAGAGATTCAGAAGGTTGAAGGCAAAAG GCCTTGTTTGAGAAGGCAGTCCACAAGATTCAAACTCGAGGAACCAGTGGCCACCAAAGACTCACTTGAGattgaaaattcaaattcaaccaGTGCTTTTCCATGCAAAGAGACCATGTGTGAAGTTGTTCCAACTTCATCAGTAGGAAAAGAAGATTATGACAATTCTATTGATAGATCAGAAGTTCAAGAATGTCGTAGGACATCTGTTGGTAGACCGTCAAGGCGAGCCGCTGAGAAAGTTATCTCCTATAAGGAAATTCCAGTTAACATCAAGATGCGCAGACAGGTATAA